A genomic segment from uncultured Desulfuromonas sp. encodes:
- the msrA gene encoding peptide-methionine (S)-S-oxide reductase MsrA, with the protein MIRNIFVFLLLLLTPLEALADKAIFAGGCFWCMESDFEKVSGVSAVVSGFTGGHVINPTYNGNHEGHYEAVEVDYDPAIVSYQQLLDYYWLHIDPFDGRGQFCDKGASYLSAIFVANDSERALAEASRQRVAQLFPEQEIVTPVLDAGVFYPIRGEESYHQDYYKKYPVKYKFYRWNCGRDQRLKKIWGDKKSL; encoded by the coding sequence ATGATTCGAAATATCTTTGTTTTTCTGCTTCTGCTCCTGACGCCACTTGAGGCCTTGGCCGACAAAGCCATTTTTGCCGGTGGGTGTTTCTGGTGTATGGAGTCTGACTTTGAAAAAGTCTCCGGGGTGTCGGCAGTGGTCAGCGGTTTTACCGGTGGTCATGTCATAAATCCTACCTACAATGGCAATCACGAGGGGCATTATGAGGCGGTGGAGGTTGACTATGATCCTGCCATCGTCAGTTATCAGCAGTTACTGGATTATTATTGGCTTCATATTGATCCCTTTGATGGTCGCGGGCAGTTTTGTGACAAGGGCGCCAGTTATCTCAGTGCCATTTTTGTGGCAAACGACAGTGAACGGGCGCTGGCTGAAGCGTCCCGGCAGCGAGTTGCACAACTGTTCCCAGAGCAGGAGATCGTTACGCCGGTTCTTGATGCCGGCGTTTTCTATCCCATTCGGGGAGAGGAAAGCTATCATCAGGATTACTATAAAAAATATCCCGTTAAATACAAATTCTATCGTTGGAATTGTGGGCGTGACCAACGGCTGAAAAAGATTTGGGGGGACAAAAAAAGCCTGTAA
- a CDS encoding molybdopterin-binding protein, which produces MQKLPVEKAIGHALAHDLTQVEPCYRKKCVAFSRGHIIREEDVDALRRMGKEHLYVGTVEPGQIHEDQAALKLAPLLAGSGISHDLMAKEGKVSFRAMVSGLFRVDIGRLNELNRLGIPSMPTIHDRFPVVGGKTVAAFRIIPLYCDDVVFGQMEALAQTPLIWVEPYRIHKAAIVVTGSEVYSGTIEDRFIPRLRYKLKQLGVETVFSTVVPDSRQAITAAVRDAEQSAELILVTGGTSVDPDDVTHLAMEDAGVEFLNRGNPIQPGNHLSLGRKQEHLYCSVPAAALHFQTTALDIFLPRLLCWDFPDVDELAAAGHGGMCHFCDPCVYPVCPFGRP; this is translated from the coding sequence ATGCAAAAACTACCTGTCGAAAAAGCAATTGGCCATGCCTTGGCCCATGATTTGACCCAAGTTGAACCTTGCTACCGAAAAAAGTGTGTGGCTTTCAGTCGGGGCCATATCATTCGAGAAGAAGATGTGGATGCGTTGCGCCGAATGGGTAAAGAGCACCTTTATGTCGGTACGGTTGAACCCGGGCAGATCCATGAAGACCAGGCCGCTTTAAAACTGGCCCCATTGCTGGCCGGGTCGGGGATCAGTCATGACCTGATGGCCAAAGAGGGTAAGGTTTCTTTTCGCGCCATGGTAAGCGGTCTCTTTCGTGTTGATATCGGGCGGCTGAATGAGCTGAATCGTTTGGGAATCCCCTCGATGCCGACAATCCATGATCGATTTCCAGTGGTTGGGGGCAAGACCGTCGCCGCTTTTCGCATTATTCCGCTTTATTGCGATGACGTTGTTTTTGGCCAGATGGAAGCTCTGGCACAAACGCCGCTGATTTGGGTAGAGCCCTATCGGATTCATAAAGCGGCCATTGTTGTCACCGGTTCGGAAGTCTATTCAGGGACCATTGAGGACCGATTTATCCCGCGACTACGCTATAAATTGAAGCAACTTGGTGTTGAAACTGTCTTCTCGACCGTTGTGCCCGATTCGAGACAGGCGATTACAGCGGCCGTGCGTGACGCGGAACAGTCTGCGGAACTGATTCTGGTGACCGGCGGAACATCTGTCGATCCGGATGATGTGACCCACCTTGCCATGGAAGATGCCGGAGTTGAGTTTCTTAACCGGGGCAATCCGATTCAACCCGGCAATCATTTGAGCTTAGGGAGGAAACAAGAGCACCTGTATTGCTCAGTGCCCGCAGCAGCGCTTCATTTCCAGACGACGGCGTTGGATATCTTTCTGCCTCGGCTCCTGTGCTGGGATTTCCCCGACGTTGATGAACTGGCCGCAGCAGGGCATGGCGGGATGTGCCATTTTTGTGATCCCTGTGTTTATCCGGTGTGCCCCTTTGGCCGACCCTAG
- the efp gene encoding elongation factor P has product MYTCSDLKKGLKLMIDGEPHVIAAFDFTKPGKGQALYKCKLRNMITGSLFDRTYRSGESFEPAPLEERDMQYLYQDETGYVFMDTKSFEQISLSDETLGDDRYFLVDNMEVKILMFGEMGIGITLPNFVNLRVTMAEPWVKGDTAAGNNKPATVETGYNLQVPSFVEEGILIQIDTRTGEYVTRVKE; this is encoded by the coding sequence ATGTATACCTGTTCCGACCTGAAAAAAGGTCTTAAACTGATGATCGACGGTGAACCTCATGTCATTGCGGCATTTGACTTCACCAAGCCCGGAAAGGGTCAGGCCCTTTATAAATGCAAGCTGCGTAATATGATCACTGGTTCCCTGTTTGATCGCACCTACCGCAGTGGAGAAAGCTTTGAGCCTGCTCCTCTTGAAGAGCGCGACATGCAATACCTGTATCAGGATGAAACAGGCTACGTTTTCATGGACACCAAATCGTTTGAGCAAATTTCTCTGAGTGACGAAACTCTTGGCGATGATCGCTACTTCCTGGTTGATAACATGGAAGTTAAAATTCTCATGTTTGGTGAAATGGGCATCGGCATCACATTGCCGAACTTTGTCAACCTGCGTGTCACCATGGCAGAGCCATGGGTGAAGGGGGATACCGCAGCTGGCAACAATAAACCGGCAACGGTTGAAACCGGCTACAACCTACAGGTTCCATCCTTCGTTGAGGAAGGTATCTTGATTCAGATTGATACACGCACCGGCGAATACGTGACCCGCGTCAAGGAATAA
- the mobB gene encoding molybdopterin-guanine dinucleotide biosynthesis protein B: MTLDKPILFALSGWSGSGKTTLVCALVRYFEHQHGFRVAVIKHDGHAFPADVSGSDTARLAAAGAVRTVLCGESGLVVRETDTPRPSVEHLIERFGQDVDIVLLEGFKQANVDKIEVFRPSLGKEPLFADPLRYPRIVAVATDSPMAHSDSMPMLLDLNQPEQIGEFILCRNSMVIKVSACV, translated from the coding sequence TTGACCTTGGACAAGCCGATTCTTTTCGCCTTAAGTGGCTGGTCGGGCAGTGGCAAAACAACGTTAGTCTGCGCCCTGGTTCGTTATTTTGAACATCAGCATGGATTTCGTGTTGCCGTCATCAAACATGATGGCCATGCTTTTCCGGCGGATGTCAGTGGTTCCGATACTGCTCGCCTGGCGGCTGCCGGTGCGGTTCGTACCGTGTTGTGTGGTGAAAGTGGCTTAGTGGTCCGTGAGACCGACACACCTCGGCCGAGCGTTGAACACCTGATTGAACGGTTTGGCCAGGATGTTGATATCGTCCTGTTGGAAGGGTTTAAACAGGCGAATGTGGATAAAATTGAAGTCTTTCGCCCCTCTTTGGGGAAAGAGCCGTTATTTGCTGATCCGCTACGTTATCCGCGGATTGTTGCCGTTGCTACCGACAGCCCTATGGCGCATTCGGATTCAATGCCGATGTTGCTGGATTTGAATCAGCCTGAACAGATCGGTGAATTCATCCTGTGCCGCAATTCTATGGTTATTAAGGTGAGTGCATGCGTTTGA
- a CDS encoding acetate uptake transporter: MRDKTVCPFFRKDEDICDVGCEYMSNHDIKTIISYCTDKYDQCIKYGELSERFPGMLSNEAAFQSHTNGMNKEKIMANETQNLSLQDTTANPAPLGLLGFGMTTVLLNLHNAGFFPLDAMILGMGIFYGGLGQILVGIMEWKKNNTFGATAFTSYGLFWLTLVALILLPKTGVVEASSPFAMGCYLSMWGLFSAFLFLGTFRLSRALQVVFGSLVLLFALLAAADFTGNHALKVIAGYEGIFCGMSAFYTGLAQVMNEVFGREVAPLGAIVVKK, encoded by the coding sequence ATGCGCGACAAAACCGTCTGCCCATTTTTCAGAAAAGACGAAGACATCTGCGATGTGGGCTGTGAATATATGTCGAATCACGACATCAAGACCATCATCTCGTACTGCACGGATAAATACGATCAGTGCATCAAATATGGCGAATTAAGCGAGAGATTTCCCGGAATGCTGTCCAATGAGGCGGCCTTTCAATCTCATACCAATGGAATGAACAAGGAGAAGATCATGGCAAACGAAACACAAAATCTGTCACTGCAAGACACCACTGCTAACCCTGCACCGCTGGGCCTGCTCGGCTTCGGCATGACCACTGTCCTTCTGAACCTGCACAACGCGGGATTCTTTCCCCTTGATGCCATGATTCTTGGCATGGGCATTTTCTACGGCGGTCTTGGACAGATCCTGGTTGGCATTATGGAATGGAAAAAGAACAACACCTTCGGTGCGACTGCATTCACCTCTTACGGTCTGTTCTGGCTGACCCTGGTTGCCCTGATTCTGCTGCCGAAAACCGGCGTTGTTGAAGCATCCTCTCCCTTTGCGATGGGCTGCTACCTGAGCATGTGGGGCCTGTTTAGCGCATTCCTGTTCCTTGGCACCTTCCGCCTTAGCCGTGCGTTGCAAGTTGTTTTCGGTTCTCTTGTTTTGCTGTTTGCCCTGCTGGCCGCTGCAGATTTCACCGGCAACCATGCCCTTAAAGTCATCGCTGGCTACGAAGGTATCTTCTGTGGTATGTCTGCTTTCTACACCGGGCTGGCTCAAGTCATGAATGAAGTCTTTGGCCGCGAAGTTGCCCCTCTGGGTGCTATCGTCGTCAAGAAATAA
- the tatC gene encoding twin-arginine translocase subunit TatC, producing MSPAVADQEQSLVSHLEELRRRLIVAVLAWLIGFGACYHKAEWLFEQIAQPVQQALPEGSSLVFIHATEPFFAYLKVAALAGFVLALPIILWQLWMFVAPGLYSHERRMAIPFVFLSCLCFGTGTYFGFVYVFPVIFTFLINFGLAAGDVNAMLSMGAYLSMAIHLLMAFGVVFELPIVLMFLARIGLVDYRWLAKQRRYALLLGFIVGAILTPPDLFSQVSIALPFILLYEVGIWGARLVGQPREEHVEEGIGS from the coding sequence ATGAGTCCAGCCGTGGCTGATCAGGAACAATCTCTGGTCAGCCATTTGGAAGAACTGCGTCGTCGTCTGATTGTCGCCGTTCTTGCCTGGTTGATTGGTTTTGGCGCATGTTACCATAAAGCCGAATGGTTGTTTGAGCAGATTGCCCAGCCGGTTCAGCAGGCGCTGCCCGAAGGCAGTTCTTTGGTATTTATCCACGCCACCGAGCCTTTTTTCGCTTACCTGAAAGTCGCTGCTCTGGCCGGTTTTGTCCTCGCATTGCCGATTATTCTCTGGCAGCTGTGGATGTTTGTTGCTCCAGGGCTCTATTCTCACGAACGTCGCATGGCGATCCCTTTTGTTTTTCTGAGTTGTCTGTGCTTTGGTACCGGCACCTATTTTGGATTTGTCTATGTGTTTCCTGTTATCTTCACCTTTCTGATCAACTTCGGTTTGGCTGCCGGAGATGTCAATGCCATGTTGTCCATGGGCGCTTATTTAAGTATGGCGATTCACTTGTTAATGGCGTTCGGAGTTGTTTTTGAGTTGCCTATTGTATTGATGTTTCTGGCGCGAATCGGTCTGGTAGACTATCGTTGGCTTGCTAAACAACGCCGCTATGCCTTGTTGCTGGGATTTATCGTCGGTGCCATTCTGACGCCACCGGATCTGTTTTCCCAAGTCTCCATCGCCCTACCGTTTATTCTGCTTTATGAAGTGGGCATCTGGGGCGCACGATTGGTTGGTCAGCCTCGGGAGGAACATGTGGAAGAGGGTATTGGCAGCTGA
- the moaA gene encoding GTP 3',8-cyclase MoaA — protein MRLIDPYRRTINYLRLSITDRCNMSCCYCRPDGRMSNRTKRLLRDEEILFLARHAIALGVEKIRVTGGEPLVRPGVISLLRDLSALDGLKHLVLTSNGLLLSRYADDLSHLGLKRINVSIDSLRADRFRDITRGGSLVDWCRGIDAAQKAGLRVKLNVVVMAGINDDEVVDFVRFGSQRGWTVRFIEYMPLSGDHYHALDEQVLRNRLEQAGIVLIENPAGELAGPAREYGIEGREGRVGFISARSCPFCRQCNRLRITAYGEGRGCLFSSDGIDLRPALETFDRETLKAQLLQLTASKPQQYVSLGQGEDVVMSAVGG, from the coding sequence ATGCGTTTGATTGATCCTTATCGACGAACGATTAATTACTTGCGTCTGTCCATTACCGACCGCTGTAACATGAGTTGTTGTTACTGTCGACCTGATGGACGTATGAGCAATCGCACCAAACGCCTCTTGCGTGATGAGGAGATCCTCTTCCTGGCACGGCACGCCATTGCTCTCGGTGTCGAAAAAATTCGTGTGACCGGTGGTGAACCTCTGGTGCGCCCCGGTGTGATCTCGTTGTTGAGGGATCTGAGTGCTCTTGATGGCCTGAAGCATCTGGTTTTGACCAGCAACGGATTGCTGCTGTCGCGGTATGCCGACGATTTGTCTCACCTTGGGCTGAAGCGAATTAATGTCAGTATTGATTCATTACGCGCAGACCGCTTTCGTGATATTACGCGCGGTGGATCTCTGGTCGATTGGTGTCGGGGGATTGATGCTGCACAAAAAGCCGGTCTGAGGGTCAAGCTCAATGTCGTGGTTATGGCGGGAATTAATGATGACGAAGTCGTTGATTTTGTTCGTTTTGGCAGCCAGCGAGGCTGGACCGTGCGTTTTATAGAGTATATGCCGCTCTCCGGTGATCATTATCATGCGCTCGACGAACAGGTGCTGCGCAATCGTCTCGAGCAGGCAGGGATTGTTCTGATCGAAAACCCTGCCGGTGAGCTTGCCGGTCCGGCACGCGAATATGGGATCGAGGGGAGAGAGGGACGCGTTGGTTTTATTTCCGCCCGCTCCTGTCCGTTTTGCCGTCAGTGTAACCGGTTGCGAATTACCGCTTATGGCGAAGGGCGGGGGTGTCTCTTCAGTTCTGACGGGATTGATTTAAGACCGGCATTGGAAACATTTGATCGCGAGACTCTCAAAGCCCAACTTCTGCAGCTAACGGCGAGTAAGCCACAACAGTATGTTTCTTTGGGGCAGGGGGAGGATGTTGTGATGTCGGCTGTTGGCGGATAA
- a CDS encoding sigma-54 dependent transcriptional regulator — translation MSTQRVLLIDNEEGLCRMMEAVLKDSGYQVKSYTRSFEAVEDFEANTYDLVISDIKMPGMDGLEVLQKIRAKDQRVPVIMITAYATVETSIQALRKGAYDMLTKPFEPEELLYRVKNALNHTQLAEENLELKKELSDKFSFDNIIGSSSGLKSVLETVKKVAVRDTSVLITGESGTGKELIAQAIHHNSPRRNQRFMAINCGALPESVLESELFGYKKGAFTGAGSDRKGILETADGGTLFLDEIGNLPMNVQKTLLRFLQEQEFMRIGDTKPIKVDVRVISATNADLQEEMDEGRYREDLFYRLNVVNIHLPPLRERLSDLPLLAAHFIRQQNNKFGTSVQGLTPEAMQLLCAYDWPGNIRQMENVIEACMTLESADQISLSVLSQFITVDATNHTVPALASSEDYAQALGEFETSYLINLLSSTGGNVEEAARQAGMNMATIYRKLKKYQIRKEDYLPR, via the coding sequence ATGAGCACACAGCGTGTGTTGTTGATTGATAACGAGGAAGGGCTGTGCCGCATGATGGAGGCCGTGCTTAAGGACAGCGGCTATCAGGTCAAATCGTACACCCGCTCTTTTGAGGCGGTTGAAGATTTTGAAGCCAACACCTATGACCTGGTGATCAGCGATATTAAAATGCCCGGCATGGACGGCCTCGAAGTGCTGCAGAAAATTCGCGCCAAAGACCAGCGCGTTCCGGTGATCATGATCACCGCCTATGCCACGGTGGAAACCTCAATTCAGGCATTGCGCAAAGGCGCCTACGACATGCTGACCAAGCCGTTTGAGCCGGAAGAACTGCTGTACCGGGTCAAAAATGCCCTCAATCACACCCAACTTGCCGAAGAGAATCTTGAACTCAAAAAAGAACTGTCCGACAAGTTCTCGTTCGACAATATTATCGGCTCCTCTTCCGGTCTCAAATCGGTGTTGGAAACGGTAAAAAAAGTCGCCGTTCGTGACACCTCGGTGTTGATCACCGGTGAATCCGGCACCGGAAAGGAACTGATCGCTCAGGCCATTCACCACAATTCACCTCGCCGCAATCAGCGCTTCATGGCAATCAACTGCGGTGCCTTGCCGGAATCGGTTCTGGAAAGTGAGCTGTTCGGCTATAAAAAAGGCGCATTCACCGGAGCCGGCAGCGACCGCAAAGGGATTCTCGAAACCGCTGACGGCGGCACTCTGTTTCTCGATGAGATCGGCAATCTGCCGATGAATGTGCAAAAAACACTGCTGCGCTTTCTTCAAGAGCAGGAATTTATGCGCATTGGCGACACGAAACCAATTAAAGTGGATGTCAGAGTCATCTCAGCGACCAATGCCGATCTGCAGGAAGAGATGGACGAAGGGCGCTACCGGGAAGATCTTTTTTACCGCCTCAACGTCGTCAACATCCATTTGCCCCCTTTACGTGAGCGCCTCTCCGATCTGCCACTGCTGGCCGCCCATTTCATCCGCCAGCAAAACAACAAATTCGGCACCAGCGTTCAGGGTCTGACTCCGGAAGCCATGCAACTGTTGTGCGCTTACGACTGGCCGGGCAATATCCGCCAAATGGAAAATGTCATTGAAGCCTGTATGACGCTGGAAAGTGCCGACCAGATCAGTCTCTCTGTCCTTTCCCAATTCATCACCGTGGATGCCACGAATCATACCGTTCCCGCTCTGGCCTCTTCTGAAGACTATGCCCAGGCATTGGGCGAATTCGAAACCAGTTACCTGATCAACCTGCTTAGCTCCACCGGAGGCAATGTTGAAGAAGCAGCACGTCAGGCCGGTATGAATATGGCCACAATTTATCGCAAATTGAAGAAGTACCAGATTCGCAAAGAAGATTATTTGCCGCGATAA
- a CDS encoding twin-arginine translocase TatA/TatE family subunit encodes MFGIGMPELLVILVIALIFIGPGKLPEVARSLGRGMREFRRASHDIKQTFDVEAEVITSPTPEKVTATPHEVVTAQSDDVKVADKQDESSRG; translated from the coding sequence ATGTTTGGTATAGGAATGCCGGAATTACTGGTCATTCTGGTGATTGCACTGATCTTCATTGGTCCTGGGAAATTGCCGGAGGTCGCTCGTTCTCTGGGGCGCGGCATGCGTGAATTCCGCCGTGCTTCTCATGACATCAAACAGACCTTTGATGTTGAAGCTGAAGTGATTACCTCGCCGACACCGGAAAAAGTGACAGCCACCCCGCATGAAGTCGTCACGGCGCAATCCGACGACGTCAAGGTTGCGGATAAACAGGATGAGTCCAGCCGTGGCTGA
- a CDS encoding DMT family protein, whose product MNRFLLTTLLLCCSNVFMTFAWYGHLRNLSNKPWIIAALFSWGIALFEYLLQVPANRIGHAVMPVGQLKILQEVITLMVFVPFSVLYLREEMTLDYLWAGLCLLGAVFFLFRGRLLGA is encoded by the coding sequence GTGAACCGTTTTTTGCTGACAACATTGTTGCTGTGCTGCAGTAATGTCTTTATGACTTTCGCTTGGTATGGCCATCTGCGCAATCTGTCTAACAAGCCCTGGATCATTGCCGCCTTATTCAGCTGGGGGATTGCTTTGTTCGAATATCTGTTGCAGGTTCCGGCAAATCGTATTGGCCATGCGGTCATGCCGGTCGGGCAGCTGAAAATTCTTCAGGAAGTGATCACTCTCATGGTCTTTGTGCCGTTTTCTGTTCTCTATCTTCGCGAGGAAATGACATTGGATTACCTGTGGGCGGGATTGTGTCTGCTGGGAGCGGTATTCTTCCTCTTTCGTGGGCGGTTGCTCGGTGCCTGA
- a CDS encoding twin-arginine translocase TatA/TatE family subunit, with protein sequence MFGLGTTELLVILGIIVVLFGAKRLPQLGAGLGKGIKNFKQGLKEDETESLENKTDQK encoded by the coding sequence ATGTTTGGATTGGGAACGACGGAGCTGCTGGTCATTCTCGGCATTATTGTTGTCCTGTTTGGTGCCAAGCGTCTGCCGCAGCTGGGTGCCGGACTCGGTAAAGGGATCAAGAACTTCAAGCAGGGGCTTAAGGAAGACGAAACCGAAAGCCTTGAGAACAAGACGGATCAGAAATGA
- a CDS encoding molybdenum cofactor guanylyltransferase codes for MTRQDVTAVILAGGKSRRMGREKLFLDIGGQPLFERVLKPLQMLFDEILVIANNPQPFEHYTLPVFSDIYPGSALGGLYTGLAKASTSWTFICAADMPFVNVSLIRYLLTQTENCDIVVPVSDQGMEPLCACYSKRCLPVMEQALQKGQYKIIDAWENLRICEIAVAQLQHLPAIETAFVNLNREEDVHYSNQLLTRQRG; via the coding sequence ATGACCAGACAGGATGTGACCGCTGTTATTCTCGCCGGGGGGAAAAGCCGACGGATGGGGCGGGAAAAGTTATTTCTCGATATTGGTGGCCAGCCCCTGTTTGAACGTGTGCTTAAGCCGTTGCAGATGCTGTTTGATGAGATACTGGTGATCGCTAACAATCCACAACCCTTTGAGCACTATACGTTGCCGGTGTTCAGCGACATCTATCCGGGAAGCGCTTTGGGAGGACTCTATACCGGACTGGCAAAGGCCTCTACGTCCTGGACTTTTATCTGCGCTGCGGATATGCCGTTTGTCAATGTCAGTCTGATCCGTTATCTGTTAACACAAACAGAGAATTGCGATATTGTGGTGCCGGTGAGTGATCAGGGCATGGAGCCACTCTGTGCCTGCTACTCCAAACGCTGCCTGCCGGTCATGGAACAGGCACTGCAAAAGGGGCAGTATAAAATTATCGACGCCTGGGAGAATTTGCGTATCTGCGAAATCGCTGTGGCGCAGCTGCAGCATCTTCCTGCGATTGAAACGGCTTTTGTCAATCTCAATCGGGAAGAGGATGTGCATTACAGTAACCAACTGCTTACCCGTCAACGGGGATAA
- a CDS encoding molybdopterin molybdotransferase MoeA, whose protein sequence is MTPVSFPDALRLLLDSVAPVGVEKVAVTAALNRVVAEPVVSSQALPNSRRSAVDGFALGSLERRQWRIIGQRAAGELALEPLRDEEALAVMTGGGVPENAKAVVRVEETRQFANSLWLSSEVVACDNINEIGSELFCGQDLLSRGHRLDPVRYSALCYAGIREVAVYQPLRVGIMLSGPELLAPGAAPRPGASYECHRALLQPILEQLGCRCTFVGPVSDEPTIVRDTVEHLAADHDLVITSGGVSMGKYDYVRPLLHQQDFELVLDRTKIKPGSPLLAARRGNKLFLGMPGYPAAFLVNLFLYLAPVVKRMSGWSRYAPTWREVVLSQPLKGRAGRSDMIRVRRCAEQAEPLADQLTSHYAGFLAADGLAWLDETRSHAVAGESVAVCWFDGILEEH, encoded by the coding sequence ATGACGCCTGTTTCATTTCCTGATGCTTTGCGCCTTCTTTTGGACTCGGTTGCTCCCGTTGGCGTCGAGAAAGTAGCTGTCACCGCTGCACTGAACCGGGTTGTGGCAGAGCCTGTTGTTTCCTCACAGGCCTTGCCGAACAGCCGCCGAAGTGCTGTGGATGGTTTCGCCCTTGGATCACTGGAGCGCCGGCAATGGCGTATTATCGGTCAGCGTGCCGCTGGAGAATTGGCTCTGGAGCCCTTACGGGATGAAGAAGCTTTGGCTGTTATGACTGGCGGAGGTGTGCCTGAAAACGCCAAGGCTGTTGTTCGGGTTGAAGAGACGCGACAATTTGCGAACTCCCTCTGGTTGTCCTCTGAGGTTGTTGCCTGTGACAATATTAACGAAATCGGCAGTGAGTTGTTTTGTGGTCAGGACCTGTTAAGTCGGGGGCATCGCCTCGATCCTGTGCGCTATAGTGCTTTATGTTACGCCGGAATTCGTGAAGTGGCAGTCTATCAACCGTTACGTGTCGGGATTATGCTGTCCGGTCCTGAATTGTTAGCTCCGGGAGCCGCACCACGACCAGGCGCCAGTTATGAATGCCATCGGGCGTTGTTGCAGCCAATCCTTGAACAACTCGGTTGTCGTTGCACCTTTGTCGGCCCGGTGAGTGATGAGCCGACAATTGTTCGTGACACGGTTGAGCATCTGGCCGCAGATCATGATCTTGTTATTACCAGTGGTGGTGTTTCCATGGGCAAATACGATTATGTTCGCCCGCTGCTTCACCAGCAAGACTTTGAACTGGTGCTGGATCGGACCAAAATCAAACCGGGTAGCCCCCTGTTGGCCGCGAGACGGGGGAATAAATTGTTTCTCGGTATGCCGGGATATCCAGCGGCCTTTCTGGTGAATCTGTTTCTTTATCTGGCCCCGGTGGTTAAACGCATGTCGGGTTGGTCACGTTATGCGCCAACCTGGCGTGAAGTGGTTTTAAGCCAGCCGTTGAAAGGGCGGGCTGGCCGCAGCGATATGATCCGTGTCCGGCGTTGTGCAGAACAGGCTGAACCGTTGGCGGATCAATTGACCTCTCATTATGCCGGATTTCTCGCTGCGGATGGTCTGGCCTGGTTGGACGAGACACGATCTCATGCCGTCGCCGGTGAATCTGTCGCTGTCTGCTGGTTTGACGGGATTTTGGAGGAACATTGA
- the epmA gene encoding EF-P lysine aminoacylase EpmA, with protein MMADPNWGLLKKKQLLEQRARMIQSIRAFFVEQQFLEVDTPYRIPCNAPEAHIDPVFCSGHVMQTSPELCMKRLLAAGYDNIFQLCHCWRAEERGQRHLSEFTMLEWYRSNANYLTLMTDCEHLLRVLCPKGILRYQELSITVTQPFERLSLNDAFERYAHVSLQDSLAQNSFDEIYSQHVEPNLGCQRPTFITHYPAEMAALARLCPDDPSHAERFELYIAGMELANAFSELNDPLEQRQRFMAELALREQMGKTHAPLPEPFLEELAHLPPAAGIALGIDRLIMLLTNKTTIDEVVAFTPEML; from the coding sequence ATGATGGCTGACCCGAACTGGGGTCTGCTTAAAAAGAAACAGCTCTTGGAGCAACGCGCCCGGATGATACAAAGCATCCGGGCGTTTTTCGTCGAACAGCAGTTTCTTGAAGTGGACACCCCGTACCGCATCCCCTGCAATGCGCCTGAAGCACATATCGATCCGGTTTTTTGTTCCGGTCACGTCATGCAAACATCGCCCGAATTATGCATGAAGCGCCTGCTTGCCGCTGGATACGACAATATTTTTCAGCTCTGTCACTGCTGGCGTGCTGAAGAACGGGGGCAGCGTCACCTCAGTGAATTTACCATGCTCGAATGGTACCGCTCCAATGCGAACTACTTAACACTCATGACAGATTGTGAGCACCTGCTCCGCGTTCTCTGCCCTAAGGGCATCCTGCGCTATCAAGAGCTCTCAATTACAGTCACCCAGCCCTTTGAGCGCTTATCCCTGAACGATGCGTTTGAACGTTATGCTCACGTTTCCCTCCAGGACTCGCTTGCGCAGAACAGCTTTGACGAAATCTACAGCCAACACGTCGAACCAAATCTCGGCTGCCAGCGTCCAACCTTTATCACCCATTATCCTGCAGAAATGGCCGCTCTTGCCCGGCTCTGCCCGGATGACCCCTCTCATGCGGAACGCTTTGAACTGTATATCGCCGGCATGGAGTTGGCCAATGCGTTCAGCGAACTCAATGATCCGCTTGAACAGCGGCAACGTTTCATGGCTGAACTCGCCCTGCGCGAGCAGATGGGCAAAACACACGCGCCGCTGCCGGAACCTTTTCTCGAGGAATTGGCGCACCTGCCGCCAGCTGCAGGTATTGCTCTCGGCATCGATCGCCTGATCATGCTTTTGACAAATAAAACCACGATTGATGAGGTGGTCGCCTTCACACCGGAAATGCTGTAG